The following are from one region of the Gammaproteobacteria bacterium genome:
- the galE gene encoding UDP-glucose 4-epimerase GalE, with the protein MILVTGGAGYIGSHTCVELLSAGFDVTIFDNFCNSNPEALARVQKITGRKPGLITGDCRDRAALTAALQHCKAKAVIHFAGLKAVGESVEKPLTYYDNNIVGALRLLEAMQECNVKTLVFSSSATVYGDPMRLPLTEDHPLAPTNPYGRSKWMIEEILRDLQHSDHSFRIGILRYFNPVGAHVSGLIGEDPQGIPNNLMPFVAQVAVGRREALNVWGNDYPTPDGTGVRDYIHVVDLAHGHLKALEALDAVRHTQQSNQHSGCLTVNLGTGRGYSVLDVVRAYERASGQPIPYKIAPRRSGDIAACYADPTRASEILGWQAKLGLEAMCVSSWHWQSINPSGYQS; encoded by the coding sequence ATGATTCTTGTCACAGGCGGTGCCGGGTATATAGGATCACATACTTGCGTTGAATTGCTCAGTGCGGGATTTGATGTCACTATTTTTGACAATTTCTGTAACAGCAATCCGGAGGCTCTGGCTCGTGTACAGAAAATCACCGGCAGAAAACCTGGATTAATTACCGGTGATTGCCGCGACCGCGCTGCTTTGACGGCAGCATTACAGCACTGCAAAGCCAAAGCGGTTATCCATTTTGCCGGACTTAAGGCGGTCGGGGAGTCGGTTGAGAAACCATTAACCTATTACGATAATAACATCGTTGGGGCATTGCGATTATTGGAAGCGATGCAGGAATGCAATGTCAAAACACTGGTATTCAGTTCATCGGCAACGGTTTACGGTGACCCGATGCGGTTGCCGCTAACCGAGGATCATCCGCTGGCACCAACGAATCCCTACGGGCGCAGCAAATGGATGATCGAAGAGATTCTGCGCGATTTGCAGCACAGTGATCATTCATTCCGCATCGGCATATTGCGCTACTTCAACCCGGTAGGTGCTCATGTGAGCGGATTGATCGGTGAAGATCCGCAAGGAATTCCGAATAATTTAATGCCATTTGTGGCGCAGGTCGCCGTGGGGCGAAGAGAAGCTCTCAATGTATGGGGAAACGATTACCCTACACCGGATGGCACCGGCGTGCGCGATTATATTCATGTCGTCGATCTGGCGCACGGACACCTTAAAGCATTGGAAGCGCTCGATGCCGTGCGTCATACACAACAAAGTAATCAACATTCCGGTTGCTTGACCGTAAACCTAGGCACCGGGCGAGGGTATAGCGTACTGGATGTGGTGCGTGCATACGAACGAGCGAGCGGACAGCCTATTCCGTACAAAATCGCTCCGCGGCGTTCCGGTGATATCGCCGCTTGTTATGCCGATCCAACGCGTGCTTCCGAAATTCTGGGCTGGCAAGCGAAGCTCGGGTTGGAAGCAATGTGCGTAAGCAGTTGGCACTGGCAGAGTATCAATCCAAGCGGCTATCAAAGTTAA
- the galU gene encoding UTP--glucose-1-phosphate uridylyltransferase GalU has protein sequence MKAIRKAVFPVAGLGTRFLPATKANPKEMLPIVDKPLIQFAAEEAVAAGIDVLIFIIGRNKSSIPDHFDKAFELETKLEAGKKHKMLDIVCNILPSRIDCVYIRQAEALGLGHAVLCAQSVVGDEPFAVLLADDLIDGGEKGCLSQMVDIYAQHHCSVLGIEKVPHHTVNRYGIINGTSIADNLSKVNAIVEKPPVDKAPSDLAVVGRYILTPRIFKLLEKTERGAGNEIQLTDAIAKLLQDETVLGYEFDGKRYDCGSKSGYLEATVEFALQHPELKNEFGEYLSKLIKNLPNKK, from the coding sequence ATGAAAGCGATCAGAAAAGCGGTTTTTCCTGTAGCCGGATTAGGTACGCGTTTTTTGCCCGCGACTAAGGCAAATCCCAAGGAAATGCTCCCGATCGTTGATAAACCATTGATCCAATTTGCAGCAGAGGAGGCGGTTGCCGCAGGTATCGACGTATTAATTTTCATCATTGGACGCAATAAAAGCTCCATACCCGATCACTTCGATAAGGCATTTGAACTGGAAACGAAACTGGAAGCGGGTAAAAAGCATAAAATGCTGGATATCGTCTGCAATATCCTGCCGTCGCGGATTGATTGCGTTTATATCCGACAAGCCGAGGCGCTTGGTTTGGGGCACGCAGTTTTATGCGCACAATCGGTCGTTGGTGATGAACCGTTTGCGGTATTATTGGCCGACGATTTGATCGATGGCGGCGAAAAAGGTTGCTTAAGTCAAATGGTCGATATTTACGCGCAGCACCATTGTTCAGTCTTAGGAATCGAAAAAGTACCGCATCATACGGTTAATCGTTACGGTATTATCAACGGCACGTCGATCGCCGATAATCTGTCCAAAGTCAATGCGATTGTCGAGAAGCCGCCGGTCGACAAGGCGCCGTCCGATCTCGCGGTGGTCGGCCGCTATATCCTGACACCGCGGATTTTCAAGCTGCTGGAGAAAACCGAGCGGGGCGCCGGTAATGAAATTCAGCTCACGGATGCCATTGCAAAACTGTTGCAAGACGAAACGGTACTGGGTTACGAATTTGACGGTAAGCGCTATGATTGCGGCAGTAAATCCGGTTATTTGGAAGCCACTGTGGAGTTTGCACTGCAGCACCCCGAGCTTAAAAATGAATTTGGAGAATATTTAAGTAAGTTGATTAAAAACTTGCCCAATAAGAAGTGA
- a CDS encoding copper oxidase yields the protein MIKTTTITFLLAGILAVSTNVIAQDKAKATGNEHDHHDHSGHSMNQVPAETEEQQTEDHSGHDHSDHDHSGSHDISAEQHTDHSAHSTSSQSAEHGDGHHHHHMDHDHIMDHEGTMIMGQNLDKLPSSCKSISEEVEITVRAGRKYAAKFPGTAFAFDQQQWHVKPCSKVTWNFVNEDDIRHQFMMHGLPKYLYKYGMFHLEVTGPKTVTGTIIVPGSDDTFLVHCDISHHMEKGMKAQLVVGKGAENIPSIPGVTPYNINDTYEAENLPKVSDKAEQNAMVRQITTFTNNNLQNYGMMLIGALIGLLGIPLISKSPFFRKKKTN from the coding sequence ATGATTAAGACGACAACCATTACTTTCTTACTGGCTGGAATTCTCGCTGTCAGCACGAACGTCATCGCTCAGGATAAAGCTAAAGCGACTGGCAATGAACATGATCATCATGATCATAGCGGTCATAGTATGAATCAGGTTCCGGCAGAGACTGAGGAGCAACAAACCGAGGATCACAGCGGTCACGATCATAGCGACCATGATCATAGTGGCAGTCATGACATCAGCGCAGAGCAGCATACCGATCACAGTGCGCATTCCACCAGTTCGCAATCCGCGGAGCACGGCGATGGGCACCACCATCACCATATGGATCATGATCATATTATGGATCACGAAGGTACCATGATCATGGGGCAAAATTTGGATAAACTGCCCAGCAGCTGCAAGAGTATTTCCGAAGAAGTGGAAATTACCGTGCGTGCCGGCAGAAAATATGCCGCCAAATTTCCCGGTACCGCTTTTGCGTTCGATCAACAGCAATGGCATGTCAAACCTTGCTCCAAAGTTACGTGGAACTTTGTCAATGAAGACGACATCCGGCACCAATTCATGATGCACGGACTGCCGAAATATCTTTATAAATATGGCATGTTCCACTTGGAAGTAACGGGACCTAAAACGGTTACCGGCACTATCATTGTGCCGGGATCCGATGATACGTTCCTCGTTCACTGTGATATCTCGCATCACATGGAAAAAGGGATGAAAGCGCAATTGGTGGTCGGAAAAGGGGCGGAAAACATACCGAGCATTCCCGGTGTGACGCCTTACAATATCAACGATACGTATGAAGCGGAAAATCTGCCCAAAGTCTCGGATAAAGCGGAACAAAATGCAATGGTGCGGCAAATTACCACATTTACCAACAATAATTTGCAAAACTACGGCATGATGCTGATCGGCGCGCTAATCGGATTACTTGGCATACCTCTGATCAGCAAGAGCCCATTCTTCCGCAAGAAAAAAACCAATTAA
- a CDS encoding multicopper oxidase domain-containing protein, translating into MPIHFFIAILTFFILSPVAAQASLKLPETVKVDPAALTAEPMCDPKISPAWREAQEIEGIKIAASPGCSPDNPAWVAAAVKGTNHISMDTLMKTGLSPDAIIKTDDLDGDGDPDRIIIKLEIMELNGKSPDFPGLLPTFDIAPGVQPGAWVFAPKTSGMSTENFESVRANPLLRLPSPVIRVEVGDIVQIVLENTHYFPHSIHLHGVDHPFSHGDHAGQDGVPQTSEVELMPGGRRVYEFQARQPGTMFYHCHVQTHTHLAMGLAGMIVIEENRPNNWLQTLNIGAGHVRHPSVAVRENFDQEYDLHYHAMDKELSDIIQKYNDPRLIARDMNQRYDITDSTEDYYTLNGLSFPYTLRESLIIVEPDQKVKLRLLNSGGESIAVHTHGHHATITHYDGVEHNPVAQIMRDVFDMAPAQRLDLKLETVNDGKHSYGEGDWLIHDHRERGITTNGMAEGGSMSSIVYKSYLNGSGLPKVSHFGVDLNKYFTKEYFERRLPIWQDLDESASLGSPGGQTGLTPQAQTSLLNGVIGLLIGLIIYLIFAKREQIKQSVIAAVSRLKGAKGSNQS; encoded by the coding sequence ATGCCTATTCACTTTTTTATTGCCATATTGACTTTTTTCATACTGTCGCCAGTAGCGGCACAAGCATCGCTGAAGCTGCCCGAAACGGTGAAAGTTGATCCGGCTGCGCTCACTGCTGAACCGATGTGCGATCCGAAGATCTCTCCAGCATGGCGCGAAGCTCAGGAAATTGAAGGAATCAAAATAGCAGCATCGCCCGGTTGCAGTCCGGACAATCCGGCCTGGGTCGCGGCAGCGGTTAAAGGAACCAACCATATTTCGATGGACACGCTGATGAAGACAGGCCTTTCACCGGATGCCATCATCAAAACCGATGATTTGGATGGAGACGGCGATCCCGACCGCATTATCATCAAATTGGAAATCATGGAATTGAACGGTAAATCACCTGATTTCCCAGGTCTGTTGCCGACATTCGACATTGCCCCCGGCGTACAGCCTGGTGCATGGGTATTTGCGCCGAAAACCAGCGGCATGTCAACCGAGAATTTTGAAAGTGTCAGAGCAAATCCGCTGCTCAGACTGCCTTCGCCGGTCATTCGTGTTGAAGTCGGTGATATCGTGCAAATCGTGCTGGAAAATACACATTATTTTCCGCACAGCATTCATTTACATGGTGTAGATCACCCTTTTTCGCACGGTGATCACGCCGGTCAGGACGGCGTGCCGCAGACCAGCGAAGTCGAATTGATGCCGGGTGGACGCCGCGTGTATGAATTCCAGGCTAGGCAACCGGGCACTATGTTCTATCACTGCCACGTGCAAACGCATACCCACTTGGCGATGGGTCTGGCGGGCATGATCGTCATCGAGGAAAACAGACCCAATAACTGGCTGCAAACCCTGAATATCGGTGCGGGCCATGTCCGCCATCCATCTGTCGCAGTGCGTGAAAATTTCGATCAGGAATACGATCTGCACTATCACGCTATGGATAAAGAATTGAGCGACATCATTCAAAAATACAATGATCCCCGGCTTATCGCGCGCGACATGAATCAACGCTACGACATCACCGATTCGACCGAGGATTATTACACCCTGAACGGACTGTCGTTTCCTTATACGTTGAGGGAATCCTTGATCATCGTTGAACCTGATCAGAAAGTTAAGCTGCGTCTGTTGAACAGTGGTGGTGAATCGATTGCCGTGCATACGCATGGGCACCATGCCACGATCACGCATTATGACGGTGTAGAGCATAATCCGGTTGCGCAGATCATGCGCGATGTGTTCGACATGGCACCGGCACAGCGTCTCGACCTGAAACTGGAAACCGTCAATGACGGAAAACACAGCTACGGTGAAGGCGATTGGTTGATTCACGATCACCGGGAAAGAGGCATCACCACCAACGGTATGGCCGAAGGCGGCAGCATGAGTTCGATCGTATACAAATCCTACCTGAACGGCAGCGGCCTGCCGAAAGTCAGTCATTTCGGCGTTGATCTGAACAAATACTTCACCAAAGAATATTTCGAAAGAAGGCTGCCCATCTGGCAGGATCTGGATGAATCGGCAAGCCTCGGTTCACCCGGCGGGCAAACCGGCCTCACCCCCCAGGCACAGACTTCATTATTGAATGGTGTGATCGGTCTGCTGATAGGGCTGATCATTTATCTGATTTTCGCCAAACGGGAACAAATCAAGCAAAGCGTTATCGCTGCGGTTTCACGTCTCAAAGGGGCAAAAGGGAGTAACCAATCATGA
- a CDS encoding efflux RND transporter periplasmic adaptor subunit, translating into MVMQPVKMPISLETIAQTEGAKEIEVRPRVGGILLKRLYTEGMAVGAGQPLFLIDPEPFQNALAEARAAHNEQYVRVLRAKSDEDRQRQLLVENFVSQRAYDLAKADLAIAEAALQAAKVRVQQAELNLSYTTVRAPEKGVTGRSQFSEGTLVSANNSLLTTLTQLSPIWVRFSFSDNEVAPVGGQLSEKNVHSVKMILADGSEYQQQGKINFAASKIDPLLGTQQLRATFDNSEQRILPGQFVRIRVTAGEPRAVFIVPQVAVLTSDMGRFVYVVNDRNEVIQRPVVVDNWIGKDWIILQGLNTDDRVVVDNLIKLMPGKAVEPQSRGDPIAARPVISPHY; encoded by the coding sequence ATGGTTATGCAGCCGGTAAAAATGCCGATCAGTCTGGAAACCATCGCACAAACCGAGGGTGCCAAGGAAATCGAAGTTCGTCCGCGCGTCGGTGGCATTCTGCTTAAACGGCTTTATACCGAAGGGATGGCGGTAGGCGCCGGACAGCCGTTATTTTTAATTGATCCGGAGCCTTTTCAAAATGCGTTGGCGGAAGCCCGGGCGGCGCATAATGAACAATATGTCCGCGTATTGCGTGCCAAAAGCGATGAAGACCGGCAGCGGCAGCTGCTGGTTGAAAATTTTGTCAGTCAGCGTGCGTACGATCTGGCGAAAGCGGATCTGGCGATTGCCGAAGCAGCGTTGCAAGCGGCGAAAGTGCGAGTGCAGCAGGCCGAACTCAATCTGTCCTATACCACCGTCAGAGCACCGGAAAAGGGGGTCACCGGCCGTTCGCAATTCTCTGAAGGCACCTTGGTATCCGCCAACAACAGCTTGCTGACGACACTCACGCAATTGTCTCCGATCTGGGTGCGCTTCAGTTTTTCGGATAACGAGGTCGCGCCGGTAGGCGGGCAATTGAGCGAGAAAAATGTGCATAGTGTGAAAATGATCTTGGCGGACGGATCGGAGTATCAGCAGCAAGGTAAAATCAATTTTGCCGCAAGTAAAATCGACCCTTTGCTGGGTACGCAGCAACTTCGCGCAACCTTTGACAATAGCGAGCAGCGGATATTGCCCGGACAATTTGTCCGTATTCGCGTCACGGCTGGAGAACCGAGAGCTGTGTTCATCGTACCCCAGGTCGCTGTACTGACATCCGATATGGGCCGCTTTGTTTATGTGGTGAATGATCGCAATGAAGTCATCCAGCGCCCTGTGGTCGTCGATAACTGGATCGGTAAGGATTGGATTATTCTGCAAGGATTGAATACCGATGACCGCGTGGTGGTCGACAATCTCATTAAACTGATGCCCGGCAAAGCGGTTGAGCCGCAATCGCGCGGCGATCCCATTGCTGCACGACCAGTAATCTCCCCTCATTACTAG
- a CDS encoding multidrug efflux RND transporter permease subunit, which yields MARFFITRPIFASVLSIVIVLAGLAAALELPIEQYPKITPPTVIVTANFPGANADTMIKTVAAPIEEKLSAIEGLLYFNSSADSSGRLTITITFEIGTDIDRATFNVSNEINTALARLPDEVRRSGITVQKRSNDLLLVFAVTSKDPNHSTLFLSNFITNNLLDDLRRASGVGEARIFGAQDYSMRVWLRPDRMAQLGITTTDIANAIRTQNAQPAVGKIGQEPAIADQQLVYTVTAKGRLLEPEEFENIILRSDGPRGVLYLKDVARIELGAQDYAAQTLLNGEPGLGIGIFLRTGANALETAAAVKDKMDELQHYFPEGLQYFISYDTSVFVKASIWEVVKTLGEAMLLVVLVVYLFLQSWRATLIPVIAIPISLIGTFAGLWVLGYSINTLTLFAMVLSIGIVVDDAIVVLENIERLMTQENLLPVDAALKAMQQVSTAVVAMTMVLAAVFIPVAFLGGIAGELYQQFAVTVAVAALISGIVALTLTPTLCSVLLRPTHQYSAFFSWFNNRFEHVRGLYVGTVGLSLRHSGRSVLLFVVMIVGLVYLVKNIPDSFVPPEDQGYVIAAVILPDGATLARTTKTANAISTEMAKESAVAFQFAVNGLDFIGGGNKTNVSTMFVRLKDWSQRTTSAADIVGKMFLVGGQQPDGLAIAFNPPAIRGLGSTGGFELYVQSRTNSDTTQLATVVNEFMQALKQDSRFATVNTFLRSSVPQYFVEVDEAKAIAQGVAISDIYATLQSTMGSFYVNDFNRSGRTYRVQLQAEAAYRMKAEDLGKVYVRADSGAMIPLSTLSKVKHIVGAEQLERFNGLLAAKIVGSGAHGVSSGDAIALVEDIAARTLPEGYQIAWTGTAFQEKKMGHAAVFAFSLAVVMVFLILAAQFETWALPLAVIMAIPFAMVGALAAILLRDMPNDIYFQIGMVTLIGLTAKNAILLVEFASQRMKEGVSIYEAAIQSAQLRFRPIVMTSMAFILGVVPLVIATGAGSAARQSMGTGVFGGMIMATCVATIFVPLFFSWFVRYRHTKQPASGQHAVQQPAALSYRPIRKSRD from the coding sequence ATGGCCAGATTTTTCATCACCCGTCCGATTTTTGCATCGGTATTATCGATTGTCATTGTATTAGCTGGATTGGCCGCGGCGCTGGAATTGCCGATTGAGCAATATCCGAAAATAACGCCGCCGACCGTTATTGTGACGGCGAATTTTCCGGGAGCGAATGCCGATACGATGATCAAAACGGTGGCCGCACCGATCGAGGAGAAACTCAGCGCCATTGAGGGATTGCTGTATTTTAATTCCAGCGCGGATTCCAGCGGCCGTTTGACGATTACCATCACATTCGAAATCGGCACGGATATCGACCGCGCCACGTTCAATGTCAGCAACGAAATCAACACGGCCTTGGCGCGCTTGCCGGATGAAGTCAGGCGCTCAGGCATCACGGTGCAGAAACGCTCCAACGATCTGCTGCTGGTTTTTGCCGTAACCTCGAAGGATCCCAACCACAGCACGCTGTTCCTTAGCAATTTCATTACCAATAATCTCCTGGATGACTTAAGGCGTGCATCGGGTGTCGGCGAAGCGCGAATTTTCGGTGCGCAAGACTACTCCATGCGTGTTTGGCTGCGCCCCGACCGGATGGCGCAATTGGGAATCACCACTACCGATATCGCCAATGCCATCCGCACGCAGAATGCGCAACCGGCGGTCGGGAAAATCGGCCAGGAACCGGCAATTGCCGATCAACAATTGGTCTATACCGTGACGGCAAAAGGCCGGTTACTGGAACCGGAGGAATTTGAAAATATTATTCTGCGCTCGGATGGTCCGCGTGGCGTTTTGTATCTCAAGGACGTGGCACGCATTGAATTGGGTGCACAAGACTATGCCGCGCAGACTTTGCTGAACGGCGAACCGGGTCTGGGGATCGGTATTTTCTTGCGCACCGGCGCCAATGCACTGGAAACGGCGGCCGCCGTTAAAGACAAGATGGACGAATTGCAGCACTACTTCCCCGAGGGCTTGCAGTACTTCATTTCGTACGACACCAGCGTATTCGTTAAAGCATCGATCTGGGAAGTGGTGAAAACGCTCGGTGAAGCCATGCTGCTGGTGGTGCTGGTGGTTTATCTTTTTCTGCAAAGCTGGCGCGCTACGCTGATCCCGGTCATCGCGATACCGATTTCCCTGATCGGCACTTTTGCCGGATTATGGGTGCTGGGGTATTCGATCAATACGTTGACGTTGTTCGCGATGGTGCTGTCGATCGGGATCGTGGTCGACGATGCCATTGTGGTGCTGGAAAATATCGAACGGCTGATGACGCAGGAAAATCTATTGCCGGTTGACGCCGCCCTCAAGGCGATGCAGCAGGTATCGACCGCGGTGGTCGCGATGACGATGGTGCTGGCGGCGGTTTTTATCCCGGTGGCTTTTCTCGGTGGAATCGCCGGTGAACTGTATCAGCAATTTGCCGTGACCGTGGCGGTTGCTGCCTTGATATCCGGTATTGTGGCGCTTACGTTGACACCCACACTATGTTCGGTATTACTACGTCCAACGCACCAGTACTCGGCCTTTTTCAGTTGGTTTAACAACCGCTTTGAGCATGTGCGCGGATTGTACGTCGGTACCGTCGGTTTGAGTTTGCGCCATAGCGGCCGGAGCGTGTTGTTGTTTGTCGTGATGATTGTGGGATTGGTCTATCTGGTGAAAAATATTCCGGATAGCTTTGTGCCGCCGGAAGATCAAGGCTACGTCATTGCTGCGGTCATCCTGCCCGATGGCGCCACGCTGGCGAGAACCACCAAGACCGCGAACGCCATCAGCACCGAGATGGCCAAGGAATCCGCCGTGGCTTTTCAGTTTGCCGTGAATGGACTGGATTTCATTGGCGGCGGCAACAAAACCAATGTGTCGACGATGTTCGTGCGCTTGAAGGATTGGTCGCAACGCACCACATCGGCTGCCGATATTGTGGGTAAGATGTTTTTAGTCGGCGGACAGCAACCGGATGGCTTGGCGATTGCATTCAATCCCCCGGCGATACGCGGGCTGGGCAGTACCGGCGGTTTTGAATTGTACGTGCAAAGCCGCACCAATTCCGATACCACGCAATTGGCTACGGTGGTCAATGAATTCATGCAGGCATTGAAGCAAGATTCCAGGTTTGCCACAGTCAATACTTTTCTGCGCTCGTCGGTACCGCAATATTTTGTCGAAGTGGATGAAGCCAAAGCAATTGCCCAAGGTGTCGCTATTTCGGATATCTACGCCACGCTGCAAAGCACTATGGGGTCGTTTTACGTGAACGACTTCAACCGCTCGGGCCGCACGTATCGCGTGCAATTGCAAGCCGAAGCCGCCTACCGCATGAAGGCGGAGGATCTCGGCAAAGTGTATGTGCGCGCGGATTCCGGTGCGATGATTCCATTGTCGACGCTGAGCAAAGTGAAGCATATCGTCGGGGCGGAGCAATTGGAACGGTTTAACGGATTGCTGGCGGCAAAAATAGTCGGCAGCGGTGCGCATGGTGTCAGTTCCGGCGATGCCATCGCGTTGGTTGAAGACATCGCCGCGAGAACATTGCCGGAGGGCTATCAGATTGCCTGGACCGGTACCGCGTTTCAGGAAAAGAAGATGGGGCATGCGGCGGTTTTCGCTTTCAGTCTGGCGGTTGTGATGGTATTTTTGATTCTCGCCGCGCAATTCGAGACCTGGGCCTTACCGCTGGCGGTCATCATGGCGATCCCGTTTGCCATGGTCGGCGCTTTGGCGGCCATTTTGCTGCGTGATATGCCCAATGACATTTATTTTCAGATCGGCATGGTGACCTTAATCGGCTTGACGGCCAAGAATGCCATTTTATTGGTCGAATTTGCCAGCCAGAGAATGAAGGAAGGCGTCAGTATTTATGAAGCGGCCATTCAATCGGCGCAACTGCGTTTCCGCCCGATCGTCATGACGTCGATGGCGTTTATATTGGGTGTCGTGCCTTTGGTGATCGCCACCGGAGCCGGTTCGGCGGCGCGTCAATCGATGGGGACCGGCGTTTTTGGCGGTATGATTATGGCCACGTGTGTGGCGACGATATTCGTCCCGCTGTTTTTTTCCTGGTTTGTGCGTTATCGCCACACCAAGCAACCCGCAAGTGGGCAGCATGCGGTGCAGCAACCGGCTGCGCTATCATACCGGCCAATCAGGAAATCGCGCGATTGA
- the aroB gene encoding 3-dehydroquinate synthase encodes MNLSKTKILQPIQKKLENTNIILVGMMGAGKTTIGKALAGSLGKEFVDSDHEIQERTGVKIPVIFEIEGEAGFRKRESEVLLELTRKRNIILATGGGAVLNPDNRQLLKQNGIVVYLRASVNDLYRRTRHDKNRPLLQTQNLYAKLNELYVQRDALYRETAHIIIDSGKQGVRFLVQKLINKLLSIDFNTIMQGGQRNTMQTITVDFTPSSEKRSYPIHIGHGILQRADLIASYLPQKRVAIVSNTAIAPLYLEKLQTALEKRGVHSVPIILPDGEVHKNWETLNLIFDALLTNHCERNTALLALGGGVVGDMTGFAAATYLRGVPFIQIPTTLLAQVDSSVGGKTGINHPLGKNMVGAFYQPRMVLTDSATLETLPDRELRAGLAEVIKYGLIRDPAFFDWLEQNMHRLLARDPVTMNEAIQRSCENKAEIVAADEKEKGIRALLNLGHTFGHAIENGMGYGTWLHGEAVAAGTVLAAELSRRMKLIGDADVQRIRKIFIQAGLPVTAPQMAAEKYVQLMALDKKVESGKMRFIVLNRIGEAVMRADIAPDVLNETILTCMAE; translated from the coding sequence ATGAATTTAAGTAAAACAAAAATACTGCAGCCCATCCAGAAAAAACTGGAAAATACCAATATAATTCTGGTCGGTATGATGGGTGCCGGTAAAACAACCATCGGCAAAGCACTGGCGGGTTCTCTGGGCAAGGAATTTGTCGATTCCGATCACGAGATTCAGGAACGTACCGGGGTAAAAATTCCGGTGATTTTTGAAATCGAAGGGGAAGCGGGTTTTCGTAAACGGGAATCGGAAGTGCTGCTTGAACTGACCCGCAAACGGAATATCATTCTGGCTACCGGCGGTGGTGCCGTTCTGAATCCCGACAATCGGCAATTATTGAAACAAAACGGTATCGTGGTTTATTTGCGGGCATCGGTCAACGATCTGTACCGGCGCACCCGGCATGATAAAAACCGACCGCTACTGCAAACGCAGAATTTGTATGCAAAGCTGAACGAGCTGTACGTGCAGCGGGATGCGCTGTACCGGGAAACCGCCCATATCATCATCGATAGCGGAAAACAAGGTGTCCGTTTTTTAGTCCAGAAACTGATCAACAAATTATTATCGATAGATTTCAACACGATTATGCAAGGTGGCCAGAGAAATACGATGCAAACCATTACGGTCGATTTTACCCCTTCATCGGAAAAGCGCAGTTATCCGATCCATATCGGACACGGCATTTTACAGCGAGCTGATTTGATCGCGTCGTACTTGCCGCAAAAGCGCGTCGCCATCGTCAGCAATACCGCGATTGCACCGCTTTATCTGGAGAAACTGCAAACGGCGCTGGAAAAGCGCGGTGTCCATTCCGTTCCGATCATTCTCCCGGATGGCGAAGTGCATAAAAACTGGGAAACCTTGAATTTGATTTTTGATGCCTTGCTGACCAATCATTGTGAGCGGAATACCGCGCTATTGGCGCTGGGCGGCGGCGTGGTGGGCGACATGACCGGCTTTGCGGCGGCGACTTATTTGCGCGGCGTACCGTTTATTCAGATACCGACGACCTTGCTGGCGCAAGTGGATTCCTCGGTCGGCGGCAAAACCGGTATCAATCATCCATTGGGTAAAAACATGGTCGGCGCTTTTTATCAACCGCGCATGGTGTTGACTGATAGTGCGACTTTGGAGACTTTGCCGGACAGAGAATTACGTGCGGGTCTTGCCGAAGTGATCAAGTATGGTTTGATCCGCGATCCGGCTTTTTTTGATTGGCTGGAACAAAATATGCACCGTCTGCTGGCACGCGACCCAGTCACGATGAACGAAGCAATCCAGCGCAGTTGCGAGAACAAAGCGGAAATCGTCGCGGCCGATGAAAAGGAAAAAGGCATTCGTGCCTTGCTGAATCTGGGGCACACATTCGGTCATGCGATTGAAAACGGCATGGGGTACGGCACTTGGTTGCACGGTGAAGCCGTAGCCGCCGGGACCGTATTGGCGGCGGAATTGTCGCGGCGCATGAAACTGATCGGCGATGCTGATGTACAGCGCATCCGCAAGATTTTTATCCAAGCCGGATTGCCGGTGACCGCACCGCAAATGGCAGCGGAAAAGTATGTGCAATTGATGGCACTGGATAAAAAAGTGGAGTCCGGAAAAATGCGCTTCATTGTGCTTAACCGCATCGGTGAAGCGGTAATGCGTGCGGATATTGCGCCTGATGTTTTGAACGAAACTATTCTGACATGTATGGCGGAATGA